The Deltaproteobacteria bacterium genome includes a window with the following:
- a CDS encoding serine acetyltransferase produces the protein MTDLNQKPAGDEICKGTFWEELQHRREIPRLVDVLLASFSREKPMAHLDKSAMPDVPSIVRILEVLQSLIFPGYFGRYEIERHNLVYFLGELTIKVFDELSTQIARAQRNTAMTNGDMNGDADFDEQGRVMTIRFLEKLPQIRRLLAMDVQAAFEGDPAAKGFDEIIFSYPGLKAVTVYRIAHALHVLETPLIPRIMTEWAHKETGIDIHPGATIGEGFFIDHGTGVVIGETTHIGRNVQIYQGVTLGALRFPKDENGNLLRGVKRHPTIEDNVTIYAHATILGGDTVIGQGAVVGGNVWLTRSVPPGAKVVIEMPQIRLQEDAKDGGYMIDYCI, from the coding sequence ATGACGGACCTGAATCAAAAACCTGCGGGCGACGAGATCTGCAAGGGCACGTTCTGGGAAGAACTCCAGCACCGCCGGGAGATTCCGCGCCTCGTCGACGTACTCCTCGCGAGCTTCTCGCGCGAAAAGCCCATGGCGCATCTCGACAAGTCGGCCATGCCCGACGTCCCGTCGATCGTGCGCATCCTCGAGGTTCTGCAGTCGCTGATTTTTCCGGGCTATTTCGGACGCTACGAGATCGAGCGCCACAACCTCGTCTATTTTCTCGGCGAACTGACCATCAAGGTTTTCGACGAGCTCTCCACGCAGATCGCCCGCGCCCAGCGAAACACGGCCATGACGAACGGCGACATGAACGGCGATGCGGATTTCGACGAGCAGGGCCGCGTCATGACGATCCGGTTTCTGGAAAAACTCCCCCAGATCCGCAGGCTGCTGGCGATGGACGTGCAGGCCGCCTTCGAGGGGGACCCCGCCGCGAAGGGTTTCGACGAGATCATCTTCAGCTACCCGGGTCTCAAGGCGGTCACGGTTTATCGCATCGCGCACGCGCTGCACGTGCTCGAAACACCGCTCATCCCGCGCATCATGACCGAGTGGGCGCACAAGGAAACGGGCATCGACATCCACCCCGGCGCGACGATCGGCGAGGGTTTCTTCATCGATCACGGAACCGGCGTGGTCATCGGCGAAACGACGCACATCGGCCGCAACGTGCAGATCTATCAGGGTGTGACGCTCGGCGCGCTGCGTTTTCCGAAGGACGAAAACGGGAATCTCCTGCGCGGCGTGAAACGCCATCCCACCATCGAGGATAACGTCACGATTTACGCGCACGCCACGATCCTCGGCGGCGACACGGTGATCGGGCAGGGGGCCGTCGTCGGCGGCAACGTGTGGCTCACGCGTTCGGTTCCGCCGGGGGCGAAGGTCGTCATCGAGATGCCGCAGATCCGTCTGCAGGAAGACGCGAAAGACGGCGGGTACATGATCGACTACTGCATCTGA
- a CDS encoding adenine phosphoribosyltransferase has protein sequence MQDLADRIRDIPNFPKPGILFKDITTLLSDADAFRRTVRALADRYRDRNIERVVAIEARGFIFGAALAYELGVGFVPVRKPKKLPYKTRSASYELEYGTDTLEIHEDAVSPGQRVVIVDDLLATGGTVRAVAGLVRDMGGAIEECAFVIELDFLNGRAKLDGVPIHSLIHF, from the coding sequence ATGCAAGACTTGGCCGATCGCATTCGTGATATCCCCAATTTTCCGAAACCCGGAATCCTTTTCAAGGACATCACGACCTTGCTGTCCGACGCCGACGCGTTTCGCCGCACCGTTCGCGCGCTGGCCGATCGCTATCGCGACCGAAACATCGAACGCGTTGTCGCCATCGAAGCCCGAGGTTTCATCTTCGGCGCGGCGCTGGCGTACGAACTCGGGGTGGGATTCGTCCCGGTTCGCAAACCGAAGAAGCTGCCGTACAAAACGCGCTCGGCGAGCTACGAGCTGGAATACGGCACCGATACGCTGGAGATCCACGAGGACGCCGTGAGCCCAGGTCAGCGCGTCGTGATCGTCGACGATCTGCTTGCGACCGGCGGAACCGTACGCGCGGTGGCGGGACTCGTTCGCGACATGGGCGGCGCAATCGAGGAGTGCGCGTTCGTGATCGAGCTCGATTTTCTGAACGGTCGTGCGAAACTCGACGGCGTTCCGATCCACAGCCTGATTCATTTCTGA
- a CDS encoding phosphodiester glycosidase family protein, producing MVRRRIDAVLTCVMLVVATSVLADESLQTGVIGDGADAARYVILDPKAFDFRVVYTNPPKSVQEQHRAAKAVMTVNGGYWTAEYRPTDLLVSDGIPIGAYNRQASFKGLFAVLGGRAEVRDLAKRPWNASESFEQAARCGPVVIRGGAIVSSKSVTRHRRTVIGRTHDGRLFFVVSGRQFWTYDESAAICLREPIAAQFAFQLDGGGSTGLAVDDGEQHIAVGSVPVGSHIQAFRKTRINP from the coding sequence ATGGTCAGACGACGAATTGACGCCGTGCTGACCTGCGTGATGCTCGTCGTGGCGACGAGCGTCCTGGCGGACGAATCCCTGCAAACCGGCGTGATCGGCGACGGCGCGGACGCCGCTCGTTACGTCATTCTCGATCCCAAGGCTTTCGACTTTCGCGTCGTTTATACGAATCCGCCGAAATCCGTTCAGGAACAGCATCGCGCCGCGAAGGCGGTCATGACCGTCAACGGCGGTTACTGGACCGCGGAATACAGACCGACCGATCTGCTGGTGAGCGACGGAATACCGATCGGCGCGTACAACCGACAGGCGTCCTTCAAGGGCTTGTTCGCCGTGCTAGGCGGACGCGCCGAGGTGCGCGATCTGGCGAAGCGTCCGTGGAACGCGTCGGAATCGTTCGAACAGGCCGCGCGCTGCGGTCCGGTCGTCATTCGCGGTGGAGCGATCGTCTCATCCAAGTCCGTGACGCGGCATCGCCGAACCGTGATCGGCCGAACGCACGACGGACGCCTCTTTTTCGTCGTTTCGGGGCGGCAGTTCTGGACGTATGACGAATCAGCCGCGATCTGCCTGCGGGAACCCATCGCAGCCCAGTTCGCGTTTCAACTCGACGGGGGCGGGTCCACGGGTCTCGCGGTTGACGACGGCGAGCAGCACATCGCGGTGGGTTCCGTGCCGGTGGGCTCCCACATTCAGGCGTTTCGTAAAACCCGGATCAATCCGTAA